In the genome of Nocardia sp. NBC_00416, one region contains:
- a CDS encoding amino acid ABC transporter permease, with protein MFDLISEYDTQLLEAFWMTIKLTLFSVVGSLVLGTVVAGMRVSPVPVARWVGTAYVTVFRNTPLTLILVFCSLGLYSTLGMNLASEGPTSLADNNFRWAVIGLSVYTAAFVCESLRAGINTVPMGQSEAGRSLGLSFLQNLRIIVLPQAFRSVIAPLGSVFIALTKNTTVASAISVAEASFLMKNMIETEAALLTIGLIFTVGFVILTLPAGLLFGYLAKRFEVAR; from the coding sequence GTGTTCGATTTGATCTCGGAATACGACACCCAGCTGCTCGAAGCATTCTGGATGACCATCAAACTGACCCTGTTCTCGGTTGTCGGTTCACTGGTGCTGGGCACCGTCGTCGCCGGAATGCGGGTATCGCCGGTGCCCGTGGCCCGCTGGGTCGGCACCGCCTACGTGACCGTGTTCCGCAACACCCCACTCACCCTCATCCTGGTGTTCTGTTCGCTGGGCCTGTACTCCACGCTCGGTATGAATCTGGCCTCCGAGGGGCCCACCTCGCTGGCCGACAACAACTTCCGCTGGGCGGTCATCGGCCTGAGTGTGTACACGGCGGCGTTCGTCTGTGAATCGCTGCGCGCCGGCATCAATACAGTGCCGATGGGGCAGTCCGAGGCCGGGCGCTCGCTGGGCCTGAGTTTTCTGCAGAACCTGCGGATCATCGTGCTGCCGCAGGCGTTCCGCTCGGTGATCGCCCCGCTGGGCAGCGTGTTCATCGCACTCACCAAGAACACGACAGTGGCCTCCGCGATCAGTGTCGCCGAAGCCTCGTTCCTGATGAAGAACATGATCGAAACCGAGGCGGCGCTGCTGACCATCGGCCTCATCTTCACCGTCGGTTTCGTCATCCTGACCCTGCCGGCCGGCCTGCTGTTCGGGTATCTGGCCAAACGATTCGAGGTGGCCCGATGA